From a region of the Acidaminococcales bacterium genome:
- a CDS encoding response regulator, translating to MEKILIVDDNEQHCELLKDVLLSWGYDVQLSLQGMDALGKAKKNLPDLILLDVMLPGLNGFEVCRELKNYPGTRDIPVIMQTVLDETDDRIRGYKVGASLFVTKPVNYAELRHHIERLIQAKKGMESNEGRSAVVRTLIRIMEKLSPEIYGHAAQVANYCNKTANLLGMTAERKTRLDIAAWLHDFGRLADEGELAHGQAGVEMLKGLKMSEWLNDYLLYHHEYADGSAPLGKKAGDLPEDVWLLAAVNQFVHYLDQCRDQEQAFTAFQEQLSRERYPEAALNALRQVIQDEIFLNKAFPGKIPG from the coding sequence ATGGAGAAAATTTTGATTGTCGACGACAACGAACAGCATTGCGAATTGTTAAAAGATGTTTTGCTCAGTTGGGGCTATGACGTGCAGCTGTCCCTGCAAGGCATGGACGCGCTGGGAAAAGCCAAAAAGAATCTGCCGGATTTGATTTTGCTTGACGTCATGCTGCCGGGGCTGAACGGCTTTGAAGTATGCCGGGAATTGAAAAACTATCCCGGAACCAGGGATATTCCCGTGATAATGCAAACAGTCTTGGACGAAACCGACGACCGTATTCGCGGATACAAAGTGGGCGCGAGCCTTTTCGTCACCAAGCCTGTCAACTACGCCGAACTGCGGCACCATATTGAACGCCTGATCCAGGCCAAAAAAGGCATGGAAAGCAATGAAGGCCGTTCCGCCGTTGTGCGTACCCTGATCAGGATTATGGAAAAGTTGTCGCCGGAAATTTACGGACATGCCGCGCAAGTAGCCAATTATTGCAACAAAACCGCCAACTTGCTGGGAATGACTGCGGAACGCAAGACGCGCCTTGACATCGCGGCCTGGCTGCACGACTTCGGGCGGCTGGCGGACGAGGGGGAACTCGCCCACGGACAGGCCGGCGTGGAAATGCTCAAAGGGCTCAAGATGAGCGAATGGCTGAACGACTATCTTCTATATCATCACGAATACGCCGACGGCAGCGCGCCTTTGGGAAAAAAGGCGGGCGACCTGCCGGAAGACGTCTGGCTGTTGGCGGCGGTAAACCAATTCGTCCATTACCTTGATCAATGCCGTGACCAGGAGCAGGCGTTCACGGCCTTTCAGGAACAGTTAAGCCGCGAACGGTATCCGGAGGCCGCCCTCAACGCTCTGCGGCAAGTAATTCAGGACGAGATTTTCTTAAATAAAGCCTTCCCCGGCAAAATCCCCGGCTGA